The Listeria monocytogenes genome window below encodes:
- a CDS encoding iron-containing alcohol dehydrogenase family protein: MLNKELIVRGAPQEYLCQVGAWDTLPTHLERRGLKNVLVVRGNASWEVAKKKFPVLSTVTSTFEVYNGGSTYEERDRLVAIMETNKMDAIIAVGGGKIADVCKAAAAVLRLPVIILPTLASTCAAYTPLSVMYDEEGAMIRYDVFASSNALLLIDPEMILDSPKELLVAGIGDTLAKWYEADVIINSLPTKSVEIEIAHFAAKMCRDNLLQYSEEALAAMDKQILNEAFVKIIETNILVGGMVGGFGDDYGRCAGAHSIHDALTMVPETHHLLHGNKVAYGILVQLVIENRWDEIERLLPFYSKLGLPMSLYDMGLATLAEETLVAVSKRATEPHETIHMMPGEMTSDIVLNAMKQLEDSMAMKRVTK, translated from the coding sequence TTGTTGAATAAAGAATTGATTGTTCGCGGAGCTCCGCAAGAATATTTATGCCAAGTAGGCGCGTGGGATACATTACCTACTCACCTAGAACGCCGCGGTTTGAAAAATGTATTAGTAGTTCGTGGAAATGCTTCTTGGGAAGTCGCTAAAAAGAAATTCCCTGTTTTATCAACTGTTACATCTACTTTTGAAGTTTATAATGGTGGTTCTACCTACGAGGAGCGCGATCGTCTGGTGGCAATCATGGAAACAAATAAGATGGATGCGATTATCGCAGTAGGCGGCGGAAAAATAGCTGACGTATGTAAAGCGGCAGCAGCAGTTCTACGTTTACCAGTCATTATCTTACCGACACTTGCATCAACTTGTGCCGCTTATACACCGCTTAGTGTGATGTACGACGAAGAGGGCGCCATGATTCGTTACGATGTGTTTGCAAGTAGTAATGCGCTGTTATTAATTGATCCGGAAATGATTTTAGACTCACCGAAAGAGTTACTAGTTGCTGGAATTGGCGATACGTTAGCCAAATGGTACGAAGCAGACGTGATTATTAATTCCTTACCAACTAAATCAGTCGAAATTGAAATCGCGCATTTTGCTGCCAAAATGTGCCGTGATAACTTGTTGCAATATAGCGAAGAAGCGCTTGCTGCCATGGACAAACAAATATTGAATGAAGCATTTGTTAAAATTATCGAGACAAATATTTTAGTTGGTGGAATGGTAGGCGGTTTTGGCGATGATTATGGTCGTTGTGCAGGAGCGCATTCGATTCATGACGCGCTAACGATGGTTCCAGAAACACATCATTTATTGCATGGTAATAAAGTGGCTTATGGTATTTTAGTTCAATTAGTAATAGAAAATAGATGGGATGAAATCGAGCGCTTGTTGCCATTTTATTCTAAGCTTGGTCTTCCGATGAGTTTGTATGATATGGGGCTTGCGACACTTGCAGAAGAAACGCTTGTGGCCGTATCTAAACGTGCAACAGAGCCACATGAAACAATCCACATGATGCCTGGTGAAATGACATCTGACATAGTATTAAATGCGATGAAACAGTTAGAAGATAGCATGGCAATGAAACGAGTGACTAAGTAA
- the ade gene encoding adenine deaminase, with protein MVENLKQLQERVAVSDGRAKADLVIKNGRIINVFSGEIMEGDIAIKNGYIAGIGNFPDAEKILDAAGAFIAPGFIDAHVHVESAMVTPAEFARVLLPNGVTTIITDPHEIANVAGEKGIEFMLENAKGVPLDMFVMLPSSVPATEGEHNGETLHAEKLHPLYKHEKVIGLAEVMDFPSVAKGSSDILTKIIDAKKEGGRIDGHGAGLTSADLNNYLAVGIRTDHESTTVKEATDRLRAGMFVMLREGTVGRDLLQTIPAVSEKNSHRFCFCTDDKLINDLITEGSINYNIKLAIQNGIDPITAIQMATINAANCHNLPYLGAVAAGYQADIVFLTDLESVEISKVLKNGEVVVENGVRNEATFKQQAAVHFVSPPINHHVRLQDLALPLTKETCYVIGMQPNSLFTEKRIEQVTIQDGKFIPTVADDLLKMAVVERHHNTGCVGVGIVKGFGLTEGAIATTVAHDSHNIVAVGVSDEAMKAAIDHITKTGGGIAVVDGTGQVLHDLALPIAGLLSDKSYEEVEKDLAGLLSAYNQISTAKGFDPFLTLSFLTLPVIPELKLTDQGLFDFATFQIIPNEVY; from the coding sequence TTGGTGGAGAATTTAAAACAACTGCAAGAACGTGTCGCGGTAAGTGATGGTCGCGCAAAAGCAGATTTAGTGATTAAAAATGGTCGAATAATCAATGTGTTTTCAGGAGAAATAATGGAGGGCGATATTGCTATCAAAAACGGGTATATCGCTGGTATCGGCAATTTTCCAGATGCAGAAAAGATACTAGATGCGGCAGGGGCTTTTATCGCTCCTGGTTTTATTGATGCGCATGTTCATGTGGAAAGTGCGATGGTAACACCAGCCGAATTTGCCCGTGTTTTACTACCCAACGGCGTTACAACCATTATAACTGACCCGCACGAAATCGCCAATGTTGCTGGGGAAAAAGGGATTGAATTCATGTTGGAAAATGCAAAGGGCGTGCCACTAGACATGTTTGTCATGCTTCCTTCCTCTGTTCCTGCAACAGAAGGAGAACATAATGGGGAAACGCTACATGCGGAGAAGCTCCATCCACTGTATAAACATGAAAAAGTAATTGGTCTTGCAGAAGTAATGGATTTTCCCTCTGTAGCAAAAGGTAGTTCGGATATTCTCACGAAAATTATCGATGCTAAAAAAGAAGGCGGACGAATTGATGGGCATGGAGCCGGTCTAACAAGCGCTGATTTGAATAATTATTTAGCTGTGGGTATTCGGACGGATCATGAAAGTACAACCGTTAAAGAAGCGACAGACCGTTTACGTGCAGGAATGTTTGTTATGCTGCGCGAGGGAACAGTGGGTCGTGACTTGCTTCAAACTATTCCAGCTGTTTCTGAAAAAAATAGTCATCGTTTTTGCTTTTGTACAGATGACAAACTTATTAATGATTTAATTACAGAAGGTTCAATAAACTATAACATCAAACTTGCTATCCAAAATGGAATTGATCCAATTACCGCTATCCAAATGGCTACTATTAACGCGGCTAATTGTCATAATTTACCGTACCTCGGCGCAGTTGCTGCCGGATACCAAGCGGATATCGTTTTTCTAACAGACTTAGAAAGTGTAGAAATTAGTAAAGTTTTGAAAAACGGAGAAGTGGTTGTTGAAAATGGGGTACGTAATGAAGCCACTTTTAAACAACAAGCGGCAGTGCATTTTGTATCTCCACCGATTAATCATCATGTTCGTTTACAAGATTTAGCGTTACCTTTAACTAAAGAAACGTGTTATGTAATCGGAATGCAACCAAATAGTTTATTTACAGAAAAACGCATCGAGCAAGTCACTATTCAAGATGGTAAGTTTATCCCCACCGTGGCAGATGATTTACTCAAAATGGCTGTTGTAGAGCGGCATCATAATACTGGTTGTGTTGGCGTTGGTATCGTGAAAGGATTCGGGTTAACAGAAGGCGCAATTGCTACTACGGTTGCCCATGATTCCCATAATATTGTGGCTGTTGGAGTAAGTGATGAAGCTATGAAAGCGGCTATTGATCACATCACCAAAACAGGCGGTGGTATTGCTGTAGTAGATGGAACTGGTCAAGTACTCCATGATTTAGCGCTTCCAATTGCCGGTTTACTTAGTGATAAATCATATGAAGAAGTGGAAAAAGACTTAGCTGGACTGTTAAGTGCTTATAATCAAATTAGTACTGCTAAAGGTTTTGATCCATTTTTAACATTGTCATTCTTAACTTTACCAGTTATTCCAGAATTAAAATTAACCGATCAAGGCTTGTTTGATTTTGCTACGTTTCAAATTATTCCAAATGAAGTATACTAA
- a CDS encoding amino acid ABC transporter substrate-binding protein has protein sequence MKKGLLITVMLMVVLALGACSGSESKEDQWSRIKKDKEVVIGLDDSFVPMGFRDQDDNLVGFDIDLAKAVFAEYGIKAKFTPIDWTMKESELKNGSIDLIWNGYTVTDARKKQVAFSQPYMKNEQVLVTLKSSNINQFSDMKNKTLGAQNGASSIDDMAKKPEVLTDIINNNEPELYDTFDTAFIDLNNKRIDGLIIDEVYARYYIDKQKNKDDYNIITGGFDATDFAVGMRKSDKELQAKINEAFEKLYKEGKMQEISKKWFGDDEIAKQ, from the coding sequence ATGAAAAAAGGGTTATTAATAACTGTAATGTTGATGGTAGTGTTAGCGCTAGGAGCTTGTTCCGGCAGTGAATCTAAAGAAGACCAGTGGAGTAGAATTAAAAAAGATAAAGAAGTTGTGATTGGGTTAGATGATAGCTTTGTACCGATGGGATTTCGTGATCAAGACGATAATTTGGTTGGTTTTGATATTGATTTGGCGAAAGCTGTATTTGCAGAATATGGTATTAAAGCAAAATTCACACCGATTGATTGGACGATGAAAGAATCCGAACTGAAAAATGGTTCGATTGATTTAATTTGGAATGGATACACTGTAACGGATGCAAGGAAAAAACAAGTCGCTTTTAGTCAACCTTACATGAAAAATGAACAAGTATTGGTTACTTTAAAATCAAGCAATATTAATCAATTTAGCGATATGAAGAATAAAACACTTGGTGCGCAAAATGGGGCAAGTTCCATCGATGATATGGCGAAAAAGCCAGAAGTGTTAACGGACATTATAAACAATAACGAACCAGAATTATATGACACGTTTGATACAGCTTTTATTGATTTAAATAACAAACGAATCGATGGTTTAATCATTGATGAAGTCTACGCGCGTTATTACATTGATAAACAAAAGAATAAAGACGATTACAACATTATAACAGGCGGTTTTGATGCCACAGATTTTGCTGTAGGAATGCGCAAAAGTGATAAAGAACTCCAAGCAAAAATCAATGAAGCTTTTGAAAAATTATACAAAGAAGGAAAAATGCAAGAAATTAGTAAAAAATGGTTTGGTGATGACGAAATAGCTAAGCAATAG
- a CDS encoding amino acid ABC transporter ATP-binding protein: MLEIKNLSKKFDQKTILDNVNITLQDGEILSIVGPSGGGKTTLLRCISGLEKMDAGEILIDGEKIDPMSRKDVENTIGVVFQEFHLFPHLSVLDNLILAPMLARKTKKADAVKEAERLLGLLDLSDKANSMPYQLSGGQKQRVAIARALAMNPKVLLFDEPTSALDPDLRDHVAALILSLKKVGITQIIVTHDHTFAEKVADQMMEVEPLKKEAI, translated from the coding sequence ATGTTGGAAATTAAAAACCTATCGAAAAAATTTGATCAAAAAACAATTTTAGATAACGTGAATATTACGCTTCAAGATGGCGAGATACTTTCCATCGTTGGTCCATCAGGTGGTGGGAAAACCACTTTACTTCGCTGTATTAGCGGACTTGAAAAAATGGATGCCGGGGAAATTTTAATTGATGGAGAAAAGATAGACCCAATGTCGAGAAAAGATGTGGAAAATACAATTGGTGTTGTTTTCCAGGAATTCCACTTATTTCCGCATTTAAGCGTTTTAGATAACTTGATTTTAGCTCCGATGCTTGCTCGAAAAACAAAGAAAGCAGATGCTGTTAAAGAAGCAGAACGCTTGCTCGGCTTACTTGATTTATCCGATAAAGCAAATAGTATGCCGTACCAATTATCAGGTGGGCAAAAACAACGTGTTGCGATTGCCAGAGCGCTTGCGATGAATCCAAAAGTGCTACTGTTTGATGAACCAACTTCCGCTTTAGATCCTGACTTGCGCGATCATGTTGCCGCATTAATTTTAAGTTTGAAAAAGGTAGGTATTACGCAAATTATCGTTACACATGATCACACTTTTGCTGAAAAAGTTGCGGATCAAATGATGGAAGTAGAACCACTAAAAAAGGAGGCAATCTAA
- a CDS encoding amino acid ABC transporter permease: MDYIMEILPALLDGVKTTLLVFIVTLACSIPLGAVVAVGNISKIAPLKFILNIYIWIMRGTPLLLQLIFIYYGLPIIGVVFDRMDAVFIAFILNYAAYFAEIFRGGFLSIENGQYESAKVLGLTYGQTLRKIVLPQVVKRVLPAIGNEVINLVKDSSLVYILGIGDLLRAGKIAMSRDVTLIPLVLVAAIYLALTAVLTVLFKQLEKRFSYYK, translated from the coding sequence ATGGATTATATCATGGAGATTTTACCAGCTTTACTTGACGGAGTGAAAACAACACTACTCGTTTTTATTGTTACATTAGCTTGTTCGATACCACTAGGAGCGGTTGTGGCAGTTGGAAATATTAGCAAAATAGCCCCACTTAAATTCATTTTAAATATTTACATTTGGATTATGCGAGGCACCCCTTTACTTTTACAATTAATTTTTATTTATTATGGGTTACCGATTATCGGGGTTGTTTTTGACCGAATGGATGCCGTGTTTATTGCCTTTATTTTAAATTATGCAGCATATTTTGCAGAGATTTTCCGCGGTGGTTTTCTTTCCATCGAAAATGGACAATATGAAAGTGCTAAGGTTTTAGGCCTAACCTACGGACAAACACTTCGAAAAATCGTCTTACCACAAGTTGTCAAACGTGTCTTGCCAGCAATTGGGAATGAAGTCATCAACTTAGTAAAAGACTCATCTTTAGTTTACATCCTTGGAATTGGTGATTTACTAAGAGCAGGAAAAATTGCTATGAGTAGAGATGTCACACTGATACCACTTGTATTAGTTGCAGCCATTTACTTAGCGTTAACTGCCGTTCTAACGGTATTATTTAAACAACTCGAAAAACGTTTTAGTTATTATAAATGA
- a CDS encoding sensor histidine kinase, with protein MNWWSYIKDKRFFLLFFCSIMFFVGVLISIDPNSKLTIGNFIYLYVFVLVFLLAYLVLGYFFKYSYWREMKDLVSGEIEENIIELLPKPRTREQAFFNQLMVKKHKEELRTISKLQDKQQEYHDFILYWVHEVKTPVVASKMLINNPDLNDTETIFKQIDEELTTIDKLVMQALYFSRLDTFSKDYFIQEQNLGALVRESVKRHSKLFIGKKMKLDLQAVDIDVRTDSKWLGFILDQILSNALKYTENGGEVKIWCDTEASGKKVLHIKDNGRGINEEDLPRVFEQGFTGNIGRQEKKATGMGLYLAKQMAKKLGHEICIQSERGVGTEVKLYFEQKDDYLLIAKD; from the coding sequence ATGAATTGGTGGAGCTATATAAAAGATAAACGATTTTTCTTATTGTTTTTTTGTAGTATTATGTTTTTTGTGGGCGTGCTAATTTCCATTGATCCGAATAGTAAATTAACGATTGGGAATTTCATTTATTTATATGTCTTTGTTTTAGTTTTCTTACTTGCTTATCTCGTGCTGGGGTATTTCTTTAAATATAGTTATTGGCGAGAAATGAAAGATTTGGTTAGCGGGGAGATTGAAGAAAATATCATTGAATTGCTACCGAAACCGCGTACACGCGAACAAGCATTTTTTAATCAATTAATGGTAAAAAAACATAAGGAAGAATTACGTACAATTAGTAAGCTGCAAGATAAACAACAAGAATATCATGATTTTATTTTATATTGGGTACATGAAGTGAAAACCCCGGTTGTTGCAAGTAAAATGTTAATTAATAATCCGGATTTAAATGATACCGAAACGATTTTTAAACAAATCGATGAAGAATTAACCACAATTGATAAATTAGTCATGCAAGCACTTTATTTTTCACGGCTAGACACGTTTTCAAAAGACTACTTTATTCAGGAGCAAAATCTTGGGGCTTTAGTGCGCGAATCGGTCAAACGTCATTCTAAACTTTTCATAGGGAAGAAAATGAAATTAGATTTACAAGCTGTTGATATAGATGTGCGTACGGATAGCAAGTGGCTAGGTTTTATTTTGGATCAAATTTTATCCAACGCACTCAAATACACTGAAAACGGCGGCGAAGTTAAAATTTGGTGTGACACAGAAGCATCTGGAAAGAAAGTATTGCATATAAAAGACAACGGTCGTGGGATTAACGAAGAAGATTTACCACGTGTATTCGAGCAAGGATTCACGGGTAATATTGGTAGACAAGAAAAAAAAGCAACGGGCATGGGATTGTATTTAGCAAAACAAATGGCCAAAAAATTAGGGCATGAAATTTGTATTCAATCTGAGCGTGGCGTAGGTACAGAAGTAAAACTCTATTTTGAACAGAAAGATGACTATTTACTGATTGCCAAAGATTAA
- the virR gene encoding two-component system response regulator VirR, with amino-acid sequence MVKVYIVEDDEVIRDTIRKHLSKWGFEIGVVEDFNNILQEFLAFEPQLVILDVNLPFFDGFYWCNQIREVSNVPIIFLSSRNSRMDQIMGMNMGADYYIEKPVDLDVLMARINALLRRTYSYADLEEANVMEHNNVFLHIDTNTLTHLEDKIELTKNEFLILYELMKQKGSIVSRDEIMRALWEDESFVDDNTLTVNVVRIRKKLAEIGLGEFIKTKKGQGYMIE; translated from the coding sequence ATGGTAAAGGTATATATCGTAGAAGATGATGAAGTAATTCGTGATACAATCCGAAAACATTTAAGTAAATGGGGATTTGAAATTGGGGTAGTAGAGGATTTTAATAACATTTTACAAGAGTTTTTAGCTTTTGAACCTCAATTAGTTATTTTAGATGTCAATCTGCCGTTCTTTGATGGTTTTTATTGGTGTAATCAAATTCGCGAAGTCTCGAATGTACCAATTATCTTTTTATCATCACGTAATTCACGTATGGATCAAATTATGGGGATGAATATGGGTGCAGATTATTATATAGAAAAACCGGTTGATTTGGATGTCTTAATGGCAAGAATTAACGCACTTTTAAGAAGAACTTATTCTTATGCAGATTTAGAGGAAGCGAATGTCATGGAGCACAACAATGTTTTCCTTCACATCGATACGAATACACTTACACATTTAGAAGATAAAATTGAGCTAACAAAAAACGAATTTTTGATTTTATATGAATTAATGAAACAAAAAGGTAGTATTGTAAGCCGTGATGAAATTATGCGTGCACTTTGGGAAGATGAAAGTTTTGTGGATGATAACACGCTGACGGTTAACGTTGTACGAATTCGTAAAAAACTAGCAGAAATTGGTTTGGGCGAATTTATCAAAACGAAAAAAGGCCAAGGATATATGATTGAATGA
- a CDS encoding SDR family oxidoreductase: MKILVFGGTRFFGKKLVERLISEGHDVTIGTRGKTEDHFGDAVKRVVLNRESRDALFQLAKEEWDVIYDNICFSPKEALYAVDAFKGKVKRYIYTSSLSVYSQKGRALVEEDFNPEHYEIVIGDKEDFDYGEGKRLAEAVFFQKASFPVVAVRFPIVLGLDDYTKRLHFHIEHIKNHQEIGISNGQAEIGFITSDEAAQFLAWVGVVSDVTGPINAASNGTYALNGFIKMLEAKTGELALVEEVTDDADDSPFGIEKTYYLDNTKATEAGFVFKELKEWLPALVTDILKEN, from the coding sequence ATGAAAATTTTAGTATTCGGTGGTACACGTTTTTTTGGAAAGAAATTAGTGGAAAGACTTATTTCAGAAGGGCACGACGTCACTATCGGCACAAGAGGTAAAACAGAAGATCATTTTGGTGATGCTGTTAAACGAGTAGTGTTAAATCGCGAATCACGTGATGCTCTATTCCAATTAGCAAAAGAAGAATGGGACGTTATTTACGATAATATTTGTTTCTCGCCAAAAGAAGCACTTTATGCTGTAGATGCATTTAAAGGAAAAGTAAAACGATACATATATACTTCCTCGCTTTCTGTTTATAGTCAAAAAGGACGGGCTCTAGTAGAAGAAGATTTTAATCCGGAACATTATGAAATCGTTATTGGTGATAAAGAAGATTTTGATTACGGTGAAGGGAAGCGACTTGCAGAAGCAGTGTTCTTTCAAAAAGCTTCTTTTCCAGTTGTGGCTGTTCGTTTTCCGATAGTACTTGGATTGGACGATTACACCAAAAGGTTGCATTTTCATATTGAGCATATAAAAAATCATCAAGAAATTGGGATTAGTAATGGGCAAGCAGAGATAGGCTTTATTACTTCGGATGAAGCGGCGCAATTTTTAGCATGGGTTGGTGTAGTATCTGATGTGACTGGTCCAATAAACGCTGCTTCTAATGGCACATATGCGCTGAATGGTTTCATTAAAATGCTGGAAGCAAAAACAGGAGAACTAGCACTTGTTGAGGAAGTGACAGATGACGCTGACGATTCCCCATTTGGGATTGAAAAAACCTATTATTTAGATAATACGAAAGCGACAGAAGCGGGCTTTGTTTTTAAAGAGTTAAAAGAATGGTTACCAGCTTTAGTGACAGATATTTTAAAAGAAAATTAA